A genomic segment from Hippoglossus stenolepis isolate QCI-W04-F060 chromosome 3, HSTE1.2, whole genome shotgun sequence encodes:
- the myog gene encoding myogenin has translation MELFETNPYFFPDQRFYEGGDSYFPSRLPGGYDQAGYQDRNSMMGLCASLSGGVGVGVTGTEDKASPSSMSPHSEAHCPGQCLPWACKLCKRKTVTMDRRRAATMREKRRLKKVNEAFDALKRSTLMNPNQRLPKVEILRSAIQYIERLQALVSSLNQQDTETGQQGLHYRPSTAQARVSSSSEPSSGSTCCSSPEWSSTPEQCTQSYSSEDLLSASDSPEQGNMRALTSIVESISAADAAVAFPVDIPK, from the exons ATGGAGCTTTTCGAGACCAACCCTTATTTTTTCCCTGACCAGCGCTTCTATGAAGGAGGGGACAGCTATTTCCCCTCTCGCTTGCCCGGGGGGTACGACCAAGCCGGCTACCAGGACAGGAACTCCATGATGGGTTTGTGCGCGAGTCTGTCTGGGGGTGTTGGAGTTGGGGTCACAGGAACAGAGGACAAAGCCTCTCCGTCCAGCATGTCACCTCACTCCGAGGCCCACTGCCCAGGCCAGTGCCTCCCTTGGGCCTGTAAGCTTTGCAAAAGAAAGACAGTGACCATGGACCGTCGGAGAGCGGCCACGATGAGGGAGAAGAGGCGCCTGAAGAAGGTGAACGAGGCCTTTGACGCTCTGAAGAGGAGCACCCTGATGAACCCCAACCAGAGGCTGCCCAAGGTGGAGATCTTGCGGAGCGCCATCCAGTATATCGAAAGGCTGCAGGCCCTGGTGTCTTCCCTCAACCAGCAGGACACTGAGACAGGACAGCAGGGACTGCACTACCGACCCAGCACGGCTCAGGCCAGA gtGTCGTCGTCAAGCGAGCCCAGTTCAGGCAGCACCTGCTGCAGTAGCCCGGAGTGGAGCAGCACTCCAGAGCAGTGCACACAGAGCTACAGCAGCGAGG atcTCCTGAGTGCTTCCGACTCTCCAGAGCAGGGGAACATGCGTGCGCTGACCTCCATCGTGGAAAGCATCTCTGCAGCGGATGCAGCCGTGGCCTTTCCTGTGGACATTCCCAAATAG